In Penicillium psychrofluorescens genome assembly, chromosome: 5, a single window of DNA contains:
- a CDS encoding uncharacterized protein (ID:PFLUO_007643-T1.cds;~source:funannotate): MAAVRPRFAGAAVTAPRALSTPSARLYSSTRSTYNPQDIQNVSHSPDHIQSKMPPKKFLRNANRFREFDMEDRVYAITGGGRGLGLSMAEALIEAGAKVYCLDRLESPPAEFFAAKERAASEYGGSLEYIRIDVRNVTEVNDTFAAIAAQNERLDGLIAAAGINHLQSALEHSQQALDDVMSINYNGVFNSATAAARQMFNYQQKGSILLVASMSGLIANKGMTSPVYNSSKAAVIQLSRSLAMEWGRHGIRVNSLCPGHIITPMVEDVFQQNPAARATWEAENMLGRLAMPEEFRGAALFSLSDASSFMTGTTMVIDGGHTAW, from the exons ATGGCCGCTGTGCGGCCTCGCTTTGCTGGTGCGGCTGTCACTGCGCCGCGAGCTCTCTCTACGCCGTCGGCTCGCCTCTACTCCTCCACCCGGAGCACATACAACCCCCAGGACATCCAGAACGTCTCGCACAGTCCAGACCACATCCAGTCGAAGATGCCACCCAAGAAGTTCCTGCGTAACGCCAACCGCTTCCGCGAGTTCGATATGGAGGACCGCGTGTACGCCATCACCGGTGGCGGCCGTGGATTGGGATTGTCAATGGCCGAGGCCCTGATTGAAGCGGGCGCAAAGG TCTACTGCCTGGACCGTCTCGAGTCTCCCCCCGCCGAATTCTTCGCGGCCAAGGAGCGCGCCGCCTCCGAGTACGGCGGCTCGCTGGAGTACATCCGCATCGACGTGCGCAACGTGACGGAAGTCAACGACACCTTTGCGGCGATTGCGGCACAGAACGAGCGCCTGGACGGCTTGATCGCCGCGGCGGGCATCAACCACCTGCAGAGCGCACTGGAGCACTCGCAGCAAGCCCTGGACGACGTGATGAGCATCAACTACAACGGCGTGTTCAACTCGgccaccgcggccgcccGCCAGATGTTCAACTACCAGCAGAAGGGCTCGATCCTGCTCGTGGCCTCCATGAGCGGcctcatcgccaacaaggGCATGACCTCGCCCGTCTACAACTCCTCCAAGGCTGCCGTCATCCAGCTGTCCCGCTCGCTCGCGATGGAATGGGGCCGCCACGGCATCCGGGTCAACTCGCTCTGCCCGGGCCACATCATCACCCCcatggtcgaggatgtcttccagcagaaCCCCGCTGCCCGCGCGACCTGGGAGGCTGAGAACATGCTTGGCCGTCTGGCGATGCCGGAGGAGTTCCGCGGCGCggccctcttctccctctctgacgccagcagcttcatgACCGGTACCACCATGGTCATCGACGGTGGCCACACCGCGTGGTAA